The genomic window GTGCCCGGGAACGCCGAAAGCCAACGCGGAGGATTTATCCAGCCAGGGGCCTTTCCTACGGCGGAGTATTGTGCGCATTGCCACCAGGAAGCGTACCAGCAATGGCGTCAGGCGCTGCACTCCAATTCCTTCCGCACTCCGTTTTATCGCACCAGCGTCAATCTTCTGATCCGCACGAAGGGCATTGAATTTTCCCGCCATTGCGACAGCTGCCATAATCCCATTGCGGTACTGTCTGGCGCGCTAACCGAAGATTCGCATGTGGACCGCAAGTTTGATGCGGATGGACTGACCTGCATGACGTGCCATTCGATCCAGGGGTTGCAATCCACCAATGGCAATGGAGGCTTTGTCATGGGCATTCCCGCAGTCATGGTGGATGAGAAGGGAAACCGTGTTCCCGGCGAGGTGCCTTATGAGGAAATTTTGAAGCATACTGACCGACATGCCGAAGCAGTGATGAAAGACTTCTACCGCACGCCGGAGTTCTGTGCAGCGTGCCACAAGGCGAACCTGCCGGAAACGCTCAACGACTACAAGTTTGTGCGTGCATTTACAACCTATGACGAATGGCAGAACTCAAAGTTTTCGCAAAGGAATCCGCTGACTTTTTATCCAGGCGATTTTACGACCTGTCAGGGATGCCACATGAAACGCGAGCCCAATAAGCTTCCGGACTACGGTGCGAAGCACGGAACGTTTGCCTCGCACCGATGGCTGGCAGGGAATACTGCGGTGCCTTTCTATTACGGCTTTGATGAGCAGCTGGAAAAAACGATCGAATTTCTGCGCTCGGGGAACTATCTTAACGTAGATATTTTTGGTATCCGGGTGTCAGGCAAGGAGAAACTGATTGCTCCGCTGGGCTCGGTTCCCTTCCACATAAACCCCGGCGATGTTCTGGAGACCTTTGTTGTGATCCAGAACCGGGGAATCGGCCACTCACTGCTTCCTGAAGTACGCGATCTCTATGAAGCCTGGGTGGAATTTACGGTGAGGGACGCCAGAGGAAAAGACGTCTACCACAGCGGCTTTCTGAAGCCGGATGGCTCCCTGGATGAGCATGCCCATAGCTTTACCAACCGGCCCGTGACGGCAAAGGGTGAGTTTGTGGACAACCACAAGGTATGGCTCATCCGTTCGGTGGCGTTTGATAATACCGTGCCTGCCGGAGGGGCTTCTCTGGTACGCTACCAATTTCGCCTTCCCGCTGACATACGAGGAAGCATCACCTTAACAGCCAGAGTGAACTACCGCCACCTTCGTCAGAGTTACCTGAACAACGTTTTCGGCAAAGAGCATCCGGCATATCCGGTGATCGAGCTGGCCAGCCGAACACGGACATTGCGGATTGGCAGCAACCTGCCGGAAAAGCCGGACCCCAGGGACAATCCGGACTGGATGCGCTGGAACAATCTAGGGATTTCCTATCTGGACCAGCTACCGGGAGTGGGTTTTCCGCCAGTCCGCACCGGCCATTATGCCGACGCCATCCAGGCCTTTGCTGAGGTAGTGAAGCTACGTCCTGACTATGCTGACGGATACACGAATATTGCGCTGACCGATATTGAGTGGGAGAAATACGACTCGGCGAGGAATGCGCTGGACCGGGCACTCTCGCTGAATCCGGACAGTGCCCGCGCACTGTACTACATGGCACTGGTGGAGCGGCGCACCGGCCATCCGGATGCAGAGATGGCTGACTTGAAGAAGGTGGTAGAACAGTATCCACAGTCGCGCGATGCCCGGCGTGAGCTGGGAATCACTTATTATCAGCAGCACAACTATACTGCCACCATAGAGCAGTTTGAAAAGCTGCAGGAGATTGACCCCGACGATCTTGCTGCCCATTACAACTTGTCCATTTTGTATCGGCGAATGGGCTGGAAGGACAAGGCGGCGCAGCAGCAGGCGATGTTTGTGACCAGGAAGTTTGATCCGAACTCGCCTACGTATTCTCTTACCTTCCTCCGCAATCACCCTGAGATCTCCAGCGAGAGCATTCCGTGGCACATGCACACAAGCCAGCCTCATGAAGGGGGGATATGTCCCCCCTGGCACCGATGGGGGGACAGGGTTACGGGAATCCAGGGGGCGGGAGTTATCAATGAGAAGTCCCCTGTTGCTGGTGCTCTTCTTTGCATGGTTCCCCGGTCTGTGCCGCGCGACAAGTGGGTGCCCATGGATCAACCAGGCGACGGCCCTGGGCGCATTGGGGACCCGTGAGGATTTGCCTGGGGCAAGCGCAGAGACGGGTCCTGCATCCTGCTATTTCGCTTATCACGATGGGAAGACTACCCGCGAGCTTCGTATCACGGTAGAAGATGCCGCAGTCCCGGAGCGGGCCTGGATGGCGGCCATGAAAACCCAGTGTGGCGCTCGAAGGATGGTTCTGCGCGCCATTGGCAATGAAGCGATCATGTGCTGGACCGGGCGATACGGGACAGGAGCGAGGGTTCTGGGGCGTGTTCGGGACAAGATCTTCACGATTGATATCAAGACCAGTGAAGAGAAGGCCTCGGAGATGAGCGAAGAAATCCTCGCTGAGAAGGCACGGCTTGTTGCCGAACAGGTATCCGGGAACCTGTTTTGATTCCTTCCAACGCGGGGAATGCGCCCTATCTGGGACTTTACTGGCGGAGGGAGAGGGATTCGAACCCCCGTTACCCTTTCGGGTAAAGCGGTTTTCAAGACCGCCTGTTTCAACCACTCACACATCCCTCCGCGAAAGGGAAAGTTTTCAGGCCATGGAAACGGGCAAGCGGACCCTTGCGGACCCTTCCGGATCCTAACTCTCATTGTACGATGCTCGGGCGCTCTTCTGGCGACCACAGGTTCGATAAAGGCCGCCAGGGCAGACAGAGGTCTGGCGCATCCTCCCGGTCTGGGAAAGTTGGAAGCCAGGTCCCTATTTAGGAAATAGCCCACGTTTCTTCCTGAGAAAAAAGACTTAAATTTTCCCCCCAAAAAAGGCTCTCTAGGATAGAGTGAAAGGACTCTATTGTGGAAATTCTGGCAAACCGGAGGCAGGGGACGCCAGGCCGGGAGGTTTCTGCTTTTTCGAGAAAGCGGGGACCGGCCGAAGGTCATGCCCGGCGCGTTGTGAGCTTCCAGGATGCAGACTGAGATGGACAATCCACAAAATTCAATGGAAGAGGAAGACGCCATGAACGCAGACGCTGAATTGGCACGCGACATTGCACGCCTGTATTCGTGGGCGAATGTAGAAGACGCTGCATATCACAGTTTTACCCGCAGGCGAAAGCCGCACTCCAATCGCAGCGGACCGTCCGTTGAGGAGCATGCCTCGGAGAAGATGGAACCGAAGGTGAGAATGGATTCTCACCACCTTGGGGAAGAGCCGGTGGGGACGCAGACAGCAGAAAAAGCGGTCCTTACGTCCGCAGCGCCGGTGGTTGAACCGATGCCGACCCCGGCGGTCCCTCCTCCGGCCTTCACCCACCTTCCTTCCCATGAGCAGGCATCGGTACCCGTAACCATGCCCTGGCAGGAAACAGCTTCCACCCCGGTATCGGTGGCCGTGTACTCGCTGGCGGGCGGAGTGGGAAAGACCACCCTTTGCGCAAACCTGGGCAGGATCCTTTGCTCGCTCGGCGAGCAGGTGCTGCTGGTGGATGCATCCGGATGCGGCCTTTTGCCTTTTTACTTTGGCGCCAGTGATTTCCGTCCGGGGCTGCGCACCTTCAAGGACCCGCAGCAGAGGTATGCTCCGGTCCGGGTGCTGGGGGCAGAGCAGATCACGCCGGAATGGTTTGAGTCCCAGGTGAAGCCGGCAATGCAGAATACGCAGCGGGTCATCTTTGATCTTGGACCGGCATCGGTCGAGGTCCTGCCGCAGGTCCTGGAAATGAGCTCTGTGGTGCTGATTCCGGTGCTTTCGGACTTAAATTCGATTCTGACGATTTCACGCATTGAGGCGGGGCTGAAGAAGATGCGCGCAGCGTCGCATACCATCCCTGCGCCCTATTATGTGTTCAATGAATTTGACGAGCAGAACCCGATTGACCAGAAGGCGCGCGCCCTGGTGAAGCGCCAGGTCGGCGAGCGGCTCCTGCCGTGGTCCATCCGCTACAGTACGGTCGTGGCCAACGCCATCGCCGACCGGATGACCGTCGCCGACCACGCGCCAGATTCGGCCGTGACCCACGACTTCATGGAGGTGGCCTCCTGGTTGCGGGTAACGGCCCCGGTGGCTGAACTTTCCGCCGCGGCCCACAGGCGGTGGAGTGAGCAATGAGATGGGTGCTGGGATACTGGAACTCTCTTGGCACCCGGTCCAGCCTTTTTGCCGCCCTGGCGCGCTACACCGTCTACGCCATCCTCTTATTTCTGGCTTTTGAGTGCATTACGATCCGGTTTAACTGGCCGGAGCAACTGGTCCTGGGCACGCTGACCATCCTGCTCACGTATGCGATCCATCGCATCTCGGATGCAGAGGTGGTCACGCTGGCCCTGATGTTTGCTTCCATGCTGGCGACCGCGCGCTATGCCTACTGGCGCGTTGCGACGGTGGTGGAAGCCGTGGCCAAGCAGGGGGGCGAGCTGGGATGGGCAAACATTTTCTTCATGCTGGTCCTGCTGTCGGCAGAGTTTTATGCCTTCAGCATCCTGTTTCTTGGTTACATCCAGACCATCCGCCCGCTGCGCCGTCGCCCGGTACCGCTGCCCAGAGACATTGACCAGTGGCCGCATGTGGATGTTCTGATTCCCACCTATAACGAGCCTCTTGCCGTGGTGCGCAGCACGGCCTTTGCCGCATTGAATATGGATTATCCGGAAGACAAGCTGCATGTGTATGTTCTGGATGACGGGCGGCGGGAGGAGTTCCGGAAATTCTGCGAAGAGGCCGGTGTCGGCTACATCATCCGCAAGGACAACAAACACGCGAAGGCGGGGAACATCAACCATGCGCTGACGCTGCTCGATTCGCCGTATGTCGCGATTTTTGATTGCGACCATGTGCCGACACGCAGCTTTCTGCAGGTGACGCTGGGCTGGTTTCTGAAGGACAAGAAGCTGGGCATGTTGCAGACCCCGCACTTTTTCTATTCTCCGGACCCATTCGAGCGGAACCTGCACCAGTTTATGTCCATCCCGAACGAGGGGGAGTTGTTTTACGGGGTGGTGCAGGATGGAAATGACCTATGGAATGCGACCTTCTTCTGTGGTTCCTGTGCCGTGCTGCGACGGGAAGCCCTTGAGCAGATTGGCGGCATCGCCACAGAAACGGTGACCGAGGATGCCCATACCTCACTGCGCATGCAGATCCATGGATGGAACACGGCCTATATCAACATCCCGCAGGCGGCCGGTCTGGCGACGGAGAGCCTTTCCAGCCACGTCGGGCAGCGCATCCGCTGGGCGCGCGGCATGGTGCAGGTCATGCGCACGGACAATCCGTTGTTTGCCAAGGGGCTGAAGTGGCCGCAGCGTCTCTGCTATTTCAATGCCATGATCCACTTCCTGTATGCCGGCCCGCGGCTGGTTTTTCTGACTGCGCCGCTGGTCTACATGCTGCTGGGCAGGATCAATATTCC from Pseudacidobacterium ailaaui includes these protein-coding regions:
- a CDS encoding cellulose synthase operon protein YhjQ/BcsQ; the protein is MNADAELARDIARLYSWANVEDAAYHSFTRRRKPHSNRSGPSVEEHASEKMEPKVRMDSHHLGEEPVGTQTAEKAVLTSAAPVVEPMPTPAVPPPAFTHLPSHEQASVPVTMPWQETASTPVSVAVYSLAGGVGKTTLCANLGRILCSLGEQVLLVDASGCGLLPFYFGASDFRPGLRTFKDPQQRYAPVRVLGAEQITPEWFESQVKPAMQNTQRVIFDLGPASVEVLPQVLEMSSVVLIPVLSDLNSILTISRIEAGLKKMRAASHTIPAPYYVFNEFDEQNPIDQKARALVKRQVGERLLPWSIRYSTVVANAIADRMTVADHAPDSAVTHDFMEVASWLRVTAPVAELSAAAHRRWSEQ
- a CDS encoding tetratricopeptide repeat protein; this encodes MKKIRGVFSITAAFLLAGHLVSSPAASPQQDQASIQKAYSNRISKSYNFRFGKDKPFVPGNAESQRGGFIQPGAFPTAEYCAHCHQEAYQQWRQALHSNSFRTPFYRTSVNLLIRTKGIEFSRHCDSCHNPIAVLSGALTEDSHVDRKFDADGLTCMTCHSIQGLQSTNGNGGFVMGIPAVMVDEKGNRVPGEVPYEEILKHTDRHAEAVMKDFYRTPEFCAACHKANLPETLNDYKFVRAFTTYDEWQNSKFSQRNPLTFYPGDFTTCQGCHMKREPNKLPDYGAKHGTFASHRWLAGNTAVPFYYGFDEQLEKTIEFLRSGNYLNVDIFGIRVSGKEKLIAPLGSVPFHINPGDVLETFVVIQNRGIGHSLLPEVRDLYEAWVEFTVRDARGKDVYHSGFLKPDGSLDEHAHSFTNRPVTAKGEFVDNHKVWLIRSVAFDNTVPAGGASLVRYQFRLPADIRGSITLTARVNYRHLRQSYLNNVFGKEHPAYPVIELASRTRTLRIGSNLPEKPDPRDNPDWMRWNNLGISYLDQLPGVGFPPVRTGHYADAIQAFAEVVKLRPDYADGYTNIALTDIEWEKYDSARNALDRALSLNPDSARALYYMALVERRTGHPDAEMADLKKVVEQYPQSRDARRELGITYYQQHNYTATIEQFEKLQEIDPDDLAAHYNLSILYRRMGWKDKAAQQQAMFVTRKFDPNSPTYSLTFLRNHPEISSESIPWHMHTSQPHEGGICPPWHRWGDRVTGIQGAGVINEKSPVAGALLCMVPRSVPRDKWVPMDQPGDGPGRIGDP